In Halapricum desulfuricans, a single window of DNA contains:
- a CDS encoding TetR/AcrR family transcriptional regulator, whose product MSGFSSAERERIRRDLIEAGSDLFSRLGLERTRVTDLTDEVGIGTSTFYTFFDSKGELYLTVLDDEIERLARSYTDVLRDEPDIESEVRVGLEILFEELETNPLFYRSVVENERQQLLRSLAPERQQQFKEGEDTLLVLAERWTDHPRFRVDEPQEVVNVLRMLAQTVRTREAFETLRSVAAYEAARDALIETLVRGFVEPA is encoded by the coding sequence ATGAGCGGCTTTTCGAGCGCGGAGCGCGAACGGATCCGCCGCGACCTGATCGAGGCTGGCTCCGACCTGTTCTCGCGGCTGGGGCTCGAACGGACCCGGGTAACCGATCTGACCGACGAGGTCGGGATCGGGACGAGCACGTTCTACACGTTCTTCGACTCGAAAGGGGAGCTGTATCTGACCGTGCTGGACGACGAGATCGAGCGTCTCGCCCGGTCGTACACGGACGTCCTGCGCGATGAGCCCGATATCGAGTCGGAAGTCCGGGTCGGTCTGGAGATCCTCTTCGAGGAGCTCGAGACCAATCCGCTGTTCTATCGGTCGGTCGTCGAGAACGAACGCCAGCAGCTCCTGCGGAGCCTCGCGCCCGAGAGGCAACAGCAGTTCAAGGAGGGCGAGGACACGCTGCTCGTGTTGGCCGAGCGGTGGACGGACCATCCCCGGTTCCGGGTCGACGAGCCACAGGAGGTGGTCAACGTCCTCCGGATGCTCGCCCAGACGGTGCGGACCCGCGAGGCGTTCGAGACCTTGCGGTCGGTGGCGGCCTACGAAGCCGCCCGTGACGCCCTCATCGAGACGCTGGTCCGGGGCTTCGTCGAGCCTGCGTGA
- a CDS encoding Ig-like domain-containing protein, producing MTSNVEYAPWTGEALPDTTPPEIDAASEYEDSATGESRLKISFSEPLDSTDVSSDLSVYADGSELSYSNVDADATNGEVTVELERDVTPSEDLLVNFTSLTDAVGNTNDSPGNFTATATDATLETNGQLAWIGQEVAIDLSGTGVAPGDQVDVRIVQDRGSDGDPVTTGQARSYEVGNDLFINVETDRLRGEGFYVLRSGGQFLAGGSFSASPGEDMTEFELLTQDLSAEFDEDNDQVGNDETTAIDIESLRPEFDVEISAELDGSEVEYDTLDEIFPSATKAVEEDDDPDYVVVPAADGESIDADFDGQDAGDYDFDFDVADTDASDSDSITVTDVGDGEVTIESVEDVAQGDVTEMVLSFDGEAEGDIGTLAIGDYEEDGYQLNATVEDDGDGEVIVYFDTAAAGDGTPKDDVWVDKEEEDDTISVKASGQGWDDLSSVLDTGGYTVSSIVGDGAYADAIDSPDDVASLFVEEPSLESLNTWTISDSNAGDIETIGDVTTAAEDGELTESTSLATGDTMVAQISGSGLEGLVEVDEDSVDEDGVATDAFWTALEEYDSDVDSDNLADNFALTLEQLNPGSNQDANELDFRDDLEKDDLEVFYDGEGNWYVVVDTNAIADNLDEGDKVVEDGDEFEMEFALQDSWLLNEDDEDWDDDGTDLYETMTTEFEMVDPDVEFDTEEVDDEDYVVVESAENQTITGTTTLAPGTEFDVRATGTGDAGYLKQMKDVVVQADGTFSATFDFSDRPVDDEFEVRTTGTGYTLDDTTDGVVVEAEEEPTPTPEPTPEPTPEPTPEPTPEPTETEEPTEEPADTTTDAGDGDGPGFGIAVALVALLGAAMLAARRNN from the coding sequence GTGACCTCCAACGTAGAGTATGCACCGTGGACGGGCGAAGCGTTACCCGATACGACGCCCCCCGAGATCGATGCGGCCTCCGAGTACGAGGACTCCGCTACTGGTGAGAGCCGTCTCAAGATCAGCTTCAGTGAACCTCTCGATTCGACGGATGTTAGTAGTGATCTGTCGGTGTACGCTGACGGAAGCGAACTGAGCTATTCGAACGTGGACGCGGATGCCACGAACGGCGAAGTGACCGTGGAACTCGAACGGGACGTCACACCGAGCGAAGACCTCCTCGTGAATTTCACGTCACTCACTGACGCGGTCGGGAACACGAACGACTCGCCCGGTAACTTCACTGCGACCGCGACGGACGCGACGCTGGAAACCAACGGCCAACTCGCCTGGATCGGTCAGGAAGTCGCGATCGACCTGTCTGGCACCGGTGTTGCCCCCGGTGACCAGGTCGATGTTCGCATCGTGCAGGATCGAGGCAGTGACGGTGACCCAGTGACCACCGGTCAGGCCCGGTCGTACGAAGTTGGCAATGACTTGTTCATCAATGTGGAAACTGATCGCCTGCGCGGTGAGGGCTTCTACGTCCTTCGTTCGGGCGGACAGTTCCTCGCCGGTGGCAGCTTCAGTGCCTCCCCTGGGGAGGATATGACTGAGTTCGAGCTGCTAACGCAGGATCTGAGCGCCGAATTCGATGAGGACAACGATCAGGTCGGCAACGACGAGACCACCGCTATCGACATCGAGTCGCTGCGCCCCGAGTTCGATGTCGAGATCAGTGCCGAACTCGACGGCAGCGAAGTCGAGTACGACACGCTTGACGAGATCTTCCCGTCCGCCACGAAGGCAGTCGAGGAAGACGACGATCCGGACTACGTTGTCGTCCCAGCTGCGGATGGCGAGTCGATTGATGCTGACTTCGACGGCCAGGACGCCGGTGACTACGACTTCGACTTCGATGTCGCCGACACGGACGCGTCCGATTCCGACTCGATCACGGTGACCGACGTCGGTGACGGCGAGGTCACGATCGAGAGTGTCGAGGACGTCGCTCAGGGTGACGTCACCGAGATGGTCCTGAGCTTCGACGGCGAAGCTGAGGGTGATATCGGGACGCTCGCCATCGGCGACTACGAGGAAGACGGGTACCAGCTGAACGCGACCGTCGAAGACGACGGTGACGGCGAAGTCATCGTCTACTTCGACACCGCTGCTGCTGGTGACGGTACTCCCAAGGACGATGTGTGGGTCGACAAAGAGGAAGAAGACGACACCATTTCGGTTAAAGCCAGCGGCCAGGGCTGGGACGATCTGAGTTCCGTGCTTGACACGGGTGGCTACACGGTCTCCTCCATCGTCGGTGATGGTGCGTACGCGGACGCCATCGACAGCCCGGACGACGTGGCGTCGCTGTTCGTTGAGGAGCCCTCGCTCGAATCGCTGAACACCTGGACGATCTCGGACAGCAACGCGGGCGACATCGAGACGATCGGTGACGTCACCACGGCCGCCGAAGACGGCGAGCTGACCGAGTCGACCTCGCTTGCCACCGGCGACACGATGGTCGCCCAGATCAGCGGCTCCGGTCTTGAAGGCCTTGTCGAAGTTGACGAGGACTCCGTCGACGAGGACGGCGTCGCGACTGACGCCTTCTGGACCGCGCTTGAGGAATACGATTCCGATGTCGACTCTGACAACCTCGCCGATAACTTCGCGCTGACGCTGGAGCAGCTCAACCCTGGTTCCAACCAAGACGCCAACGAGCTTGACTTCAGGGATGACCTCGAAAAAGACGACCTCGAGGTCTTCTACGACGGTGAAGGCAACTGGTACGTCGTGGTCGACACGAACGCCATCGCTGACAACCTTGACGAAGGCGACAAAGTGGTCGAAGACGGTGACGAGTTCGAGATGGAGTTCGCGCTTCAGGACTCCTGGTTGCTTAACGAGGACGATGAAGACTGGGATGACGACGGGACGGACCTCTACGAGACGATGACGACCGAGTTCGAGATGGTCGATCCTGACGTCGAATTCGACACCGAGGAAGTCGATGACGAGGACTACGTGGTCGTCGAGAGCGCCGAGAACCAGACGATCACCGGCACGACCACGCTCGCGCCCGGGACCGAGTTCGACGTCCGTGCCACCGGCACGGGTGACGCTGGGTACCTCAAGCAGATGAAGGACGTCGTCGTCCAAGCGGACGGCACGTTCAGCGCGACCTTCGACTTCAGCGACCGCCCGGTCGACGATGAATTCGAAGTGCGGACGACCGGCACTGGCTACACTCTGGACGACACGACCGACGGCGTAGTCGTCGAGGCCGAGGAAGAGCCAACGCCGACGCCGGAACCGACGCCGGAACCGACGCCGGAGCCGACGCCGGAACCGACGCCGGAACCGACCGAGACCGAGGAGCCGACCGAAGAACCGGCCGACACCACCACCGACGCAGGTGACGGTGACGGACCCGGCTTCGGTATCGCCGTCGCGCTCGTCGCGCTGCTCGGTGCTGCGATGCTCGCGGCCCGCCGCAACAACTAA
- a CDS encoding BGTF surface domain-containing protein, translated as MTIDDGDEQPDSVDGELFWSGQEVEIDLSSATDSEGDDVVAGDTIDVRYITDRDDSGNPANTGQARSYTVRDDETILVETDRLRGEGFYALRFDGNYFNASNGDFDDSLTDDDIAEFELLVQDLSAEFDDDDDEVGNDETVDVDIESLRKDFQVEISGELDGSELSYEDLEEIFPSATEAVEEDDDPDYVVVPATDGESFEADFDGEDAGDYDFDFEVADTDAADSDSITVTDVGDGEVTIESVEDVAQGDVTEMVLSFDGEAEGDVGTIAIGDYEEDGYQLNATVEDDGDGEVIVYFDTSAAGTDTDEQRVWADKEEEDDSVNAENVVVENGDTTEGLSEVLDTGGYTVSSIVGDGAYADAIDSPDDVASLFVEEPSLESLNTWTISDSNAGDIETIGDVTTAVEDGELTESTSLATGDTMVAQISGSGLEGLVEVDEDSVDEDGVVATDDFTEALNVYDGSPSDDDEANPEGFALTLEQLNPGSNQDANELDFRDDLEKDDLEVFYDGEGNWYVVVDTNDIADNLDEGDGAVEDGDEFEMEFALQDEWLLNADQDDWDDDGTDFYETMTTEFEMVDPDVEFDTEEVDDEDYVVVENAENQTITGTTTLAPGTEFDVRATGTGDAGYLKQMKDVVVQADGTFSATFDFSDRPVDDEFEVRTTGTGYTLDDTTDGVVVDAEPEPTPEPTPEPTPEPTPEPTPEPTPEPTPEPTEEPTEEPADTTTDAGDGDGPGFGIAVALVALLGAAMLAARRNN; from the coding sequence GTGACCATTGACGATGGTGACGAGCAGCCTGATAGCGTCGACGGGGAGCTCTTCTGGAGCGGCCAGGAAGTCGAAATCGACCTCTCCAGTGCGACTGACTCAGAAGGTGATGACGTTGTAGCTGGTGATACCATCGACGTCCGGTATATTACTGACCGCGACGACAGCGGAAATCCGGCCAACACTGGTCAGGCCCGCTCGTACACTGTCCGTGACGACGAGACGATCCTCGTCGAAACGGATCGTCTCCGTGGGGAAGGCTTCTACGCCCTCCGCTTCGATGGCAATTACTTTAACGCCTCAAATGGAGACTTTGATGATTCACTTACTGACGATGACATCGCCGAGTTCGAACTCCTCGTTCAGGACCTGAGCGCCGAATTCGACGATGACGATGACGAGGTCGGCAACGACGAGACCGTCGATGTCGACATCGAGTCGCTCCGCAAGGACTTCCAGGTCGAGATCAGCGGTGAACTCGACGGGAGCGAACTCAGTTACGAGGACCTCGAAGAGATCTTCCCGTCCGCCACGGAGGCAGTCGAGGAAGACGACGATCCGGACTACGTTGTCGTCCCAGCCACCGACGGTGAATCCTTCGAGGCTGACTTCGACGGCGAGGACGCCGGTGACTACGACTTCGACTTCGAAGTCGCCGACACGGACGCGGCCGACTCCGACTCGATCACGGTGACCGACGTCGGTGACGGCGAGGTCACGATCGAGAGTGTCGAGGACGTCGCTCAGGGTGACGTCACCGAGATGGTCCTGAGCTTCGACGGTGAAGCTGAGGGTGATGTTGGAACGATCGCCATCGGCGACTACGAGGAAGACGGGTACCAGCTGAACGCGACTGTCGAAGACGACGGTGACGGCGAAGTCATCGTCTACTTCGATACTTCGGCTGCCGGTACTGATACAGACGAGCAGCGTGTCTGGGCCGACAAAGAGGAAGAAGACGACAGTGTTAACGCCGAAAATGTCGTCGTCGAGAACGGCGACACTACGGAAGGCCTGAGCGAAGTGCTTGACACGGGTGGCTACACGGTCTCCTCCATCGTCGGTGATGGTGCGTACGCGGACGCCATCGACAGCCCGGACGATGTGGCGTCGCTGTTCGTTGAGGAGCCCTCGCTCGAGTCGCTGAACACCTGGACGATCTCGGACAGCAACGCGGGCGACATCGAGACGATCGGTGACGTCACCACGGCCGTCGAAGACGGCGAGCTGACCGAGTCGACCTCGCTTGCCACCGGCGACACGATGGTCGCCCAGATCAGCGGCTCCGGTCTTGAAGGCCTTGTCGAAGTTGACGAGGACTCCGTCGACGAGGACGGCGTCGTCGCGACTGACGACTTCACGGAAGCGCTCAATGTCTACGATGGCAGCCCGTCTGACGACGACGAGGCCAACCCTGAAGGCTTCGCGCTGACGCTGGAGCAGCTCAACCCTGGTTCCAACCAGGACGCCAACGAGCTTGACTTCAGGGATGACCTCGAAAAAGACGACCTCGAGGTCTTCTACGACGGTGAAGGCAACTGGTACGTCGTGGTCGACACGAACGACATTGCTGACAACCTTGACGAAGGCGACGGAGCGGTCGAAGACGGTGACGAGTTCGAGATGGAGTTCGCGCTCCAGGACGAATGGCTGCTCAACGCAGACCAGGATGACTGGGACGACGACGGGACGGACTTCTACGAGACGATGACGACCGAGTTCGAGATGGTCGATCCTGACGTCGAATTCGACACCGAGGAAGTCGATGACGAGGACTACGTGGTCGTCGAGAACGCCGAGAACCAGACGATCACCGGCACGACCACGCTCGCGCCCGGGACCGAGTTCGACGTCCGTGCCACCGGCACGGGTGACGCTGGGTACCTCAAGCAGATGAAGGACGTCGTCGTCCAAGCGGACGGCACGTTCAGCGCGACCTTCGACTTCAGCGACCGCCCGGTCGACGATGAATTCGAAGTGCGGACGACCGGCACTGGCTACACTCTGGACGACACGACTGACGGCGTAGTCGTCGACGCCGAGCCGGAACCGACGCCGGAACCGACGCCGGAGCCGACGCCGGAACCGACGCCGGAGCCGACGCCGGAACCGACGCCGGAACCGACGCCGGAGCCGACCGAGGAGCCGACCGAAGAACCGGCCGACACCACCACCGACGCAGGTGACGGTGACGGACCCGGCTTCGGTATCGCCGTCGCGCTCGTCGCGCTGCTCGGTGCTGCGATGCTCGCGGCCCGCCGCAACAACTAA
- a CDS encoding COG1361 S-layer family protein — protein MSQRRSAVTIALALAIALSGTVAIAGVGLAQTTDPPAPTGVAQGEPDIDVHLPEDTVLPGETARLNLQISNGGEMHYGPPEMQETVTTARNVRVEAEAEGPLTVETGQQAIGGVTTTRPGSSTIALTVPEGTEPGTYEIDVEVAYRYTDLVRLGGTVINEDTETVTRTVEVTVDDAPRFEITNATTDVRSGDQGTMDVTLQNTGSQTADDVQLALDSTSSSFLFGQVRTDTARVDTLAPGDNTTLEYDVTVPPDTTARDYALSGTVTYTDPDGIPGVHKGLSVGVRPLAEQTFAVETVASTLRVGEEGQLRGTVTNTGPSTVNDVVLQYADESATSIVPTVSNVAIGDLEPGETGTFELPLEVTTSGKATTRSLDMAVTYRNDENEKRAYEAANAIASIEPRRDQFAIAVDDDTVAAGGQRTVTATVTNQLDEPVSDVNVRMFVDDPLDSTEDEGYIGSLAPGESETVTLQLSASGDAVAKVYPTDFDVNYEDADGISKNADTVTLPITVTDGGDSGLPVIAIAIGALLVVLVVGGFWYWRS, from the coding sequence ATGAGCCAGCGCCGATCAGCCGTCACGATCGCGCTGGCGCTCGCGATCGCACTGTCCGGGACAGTCGCGATTGCGGGCGTCGGACTGGCACAGACGACCGACCCACCCGCACCGACGGGAGTGGCTCAGGGCGAACCGGATATCGACGTCCATCTACCGGAAGACACGGTCCTCCCCGGAGAGACAGCCCGGCTTAATCTACAGATCTCGAACGGCGGGGAGATGCATTACGGTCCACCCGAGATGCAGGAGACGGTGACCACCGCCCGCAACGTGCGCGTCGAGGCCGAAGCGGAGGGACCACTGACCGTCGAGACCGGCCAGCAGGCGATCGGTGGGGTGACGACCACCCGGCCGGGATCGTCGACTATCGCACTGACGGTCCCCGAAGGGACCGAACCGGGGACCTACGAGATCGACGTCGAAGTGGCGTACAGATACACCGATCTCGTTCGACTCGGAGGGACGGTCATCAACGAGGACACCGAGACCGTGACGCGCACGGTCGAAGTGACCGTCGACGACGCCCCGCGCTTCGAGATCACGAACGCCACGACCGACGTCCGATCAGGCGATCAGGGAACGATGGACGTGACCCTGCAGAACACCGGGTCACAGACGGCCGATGACGTCCAGCTAGCGCTCGACTCCACGAGTTCGTCGTTCCTCTTCGGACAGGTCCGGACGGACACGGCCCGCGTCGACACGCTCGCGCCGGGCGACAACACGACGCTCGAATACGACGTGACCGTTCCTCCGGACACGACCGCTCGCGACTACGCTCTTTCCGGAACCGTGACGTACACTGACCCGGACGGAATCCCGGGCGTCCATAAAGGGTTGTCCGTCGGCGTGCGGCCGCTGGCCGAGCAGACGTTCGCGGTCGAGACGGTTGCGTCGACGCTCCGGGTCGGCGAAGAGGGACAGCTCCGGGGCACGGTGACGAACACGGGCCCGAGTACGGTGAACGACGTCGTCCTCCAGTACGCTGACGAGTCGGCGACTTCGATCGTCCCGACGGTCAGTAACGTCGCTATCGGCGACCTCGAACCCGGCGAGACGGGCACGTTCGAGTTGCCGCTGGAAGTGACCACGAGCGGCAAGGCGACCACGCGGTCGCTGGATATGGCAGTCACCTATCGCAACGACGAGAACGAAAAACGGGCCTACGAGGCCGCGAACGCGATCGCGTCGATCGAGCCGCGCCGCGATCAGTTCGCGATCGCGGTCGACGACGACACCGTCGCTGCCGGCGGCCAGCGGACCGTCACGGCCACGGTGACGAACCAGCTCGACGAACCCGTCTCCGACGTCAACGTGCGAATGTTCGTCGACGATCCCCTGGATAGTACCGAAGACGAAGGCTACATCGGCTCGCTCGCGCCCGGCGAATCCGAGACGGTCACGCTACAGCTGAGCGCGTCAGGTGACGCGGTCGCGAAAGTATATCCGACCGATTTCGACGTCAACTACGAGGATGCCGACGGCATCTCGAAGAACGCCGATACCGTGACCCTCCCGATCACCGTCACAGACGGGGGCGATTCGGGGCTCCCCGTGATCGCGATCGCGATCGGTGCGTTACTCGTCGTGCTCGTGGTCGGGGGCTTCTGGTACTGGAGGAGCTGA